A region from the Geotrypetes seraphini chromosome 10, aGeoSer1.1, whole genome shotgun sequence genome encodes:
- the SPOUT1 gene encoding putative methyltransferase C9orf114 homolog, translating to MSLKGEDGKINWRKWKLERKEERKKWKEMKLMKTLEKKKVQEEMEKQNQEEEQKEVKGHHYTLSVALPGSILNNAQSPELRTYLAGQIARACTIFSVDEIVVFDETGELSQSTEGEFKGVGKKGEGCVQLARILQYLECPQYLRKSFFPKHQDLQFAGLLNPLDSPHHMRIDEESEYREGVVLDRPSKPGKGSFVNCGLRKEVQIDKQLQPGLRVTVHLDKNQKSESRVWKGCVVSPYSPRAVAGLFWGYRVRLASCLNAVFTEGPFKDGYDLSIGTSERGSSVDTVTLPSFRHALVVFGGLQGLEASVDNDQSLEVTDPSVLFNMYLNTCPRQGSRTIRTEEAILISLSVLRPKISTAFGNPS from the exons GGTGAAGATGGCAAAATCAATTGGCGGAAGTGGAAGCTGGAAA gaaaagaagaaagaaagaaatggaaggaAATGAAATTGATGAAgaccttagaaaaaaaaaaagttcaggagGAGATGGAGAAGCAAAACCAGGAAGAAGAGCAGAAGGAAGTGAAGG GGCACCATTACACATTGAGCGTGGCACTTCCAGGTTCTATATTGAATAATGCCCAGTCTCCTGAACTGCGTACATATCTTGCTGGCCAGATAGCTCGTGCCTGTACTATCTTCTCTGTGGATGAGATTGTGGTGTTTGATGAGACAGGAGAACTTTCACA GAGCACAGAAGGAGAGTTTAAGGGAGTTGGGAAGAAAGGAGAAGGCTGTGTCCAGTTGGCTCGTATACTGCAGTATCTTGAGTGTCCTCA ATATTTGAGGAAATCGTTTTTCCCAAAACACCAAGATCTTCAGTTTGCAg GCCTCCTGAATCCCTTGGACAGTCCTCACCACATGCGGATAGATGAGGAATCAGAATATAGAGAGGGGGTAGTGCTAGATCGTCCTAGCAAACCTGGAAAAGGATCCTTTGTAAACTGTGGTCTGAGGAAG GAAGTGCAGATAGACAAACAGTTGCAGCCTGGCCTCAGAGTTACAGTACATCTGGACAAGAATCAGAAGTCAG AGAGCAGAGTATGGAAGGGATGTGTTGTGTCTCCTTATTCTCCACGAGCAGTAGCTGGCTTATTTTGGGGTTACAGAGTCCGCCTTGCTTCATGTTTGA ATGCAGTTTTTACAGAGGGCCCCTTTAAGGATGGCTATGACTTGTCCATTGGTACTTCGGAGAGGGGCTCCAGTGTGGACACTGTAACACTTCCATCATTCAG acATGCTTTGGTTGTGTTTGGAGGTCTCCAAGGATTAGAAGCAAGCGTGGACAATGACCAGAGTCTTGAGGTCACTGATCCTAGTGTTCTGTTTAATATGTACCTGAATACGTGTCCCAGACAGGGCAGCCGGACCATCAGAACTGAG GAGGCAATTCTGATTTCTCTGTCAGTACTGAGACCCAAGATCAGTACAGCTTTTGGAAATCCCAGCTGA